A genome region from Labilibaculum antarcticum includes the following:
- a CDS encoding D-alanine--D-alanine ligase: MKRTIAVITGGDSAEFEISLQTASLIFSSLDTENYTPFLVMLKGTDWNVKIEDRYYPIDLNDFSFSVDNKKVKFDFAYIGIHGTPGENGILQGYLNLLNIPHSTSDVFSSALSFDKHACNTYLKSFGYSVAKSILLKRGQNYSTKAIEEKLGMPCFVKPNADGSSFGISKVKKVKDLDGAIKKAFMEGKEVIIEEFIDGLEYTCGLVKTKKESIIFPITEIVPKNEFFDYESKYDPTRMAEEITPARISEELTLQFKNLSSEIYDVLKCKGIVRVDYMLRNDEIFILEANTVPGMTATSFIPQQVAAMNKDLKDILSMVIEDEF; encoded by the coding sequence ATGAAAAGAACAATCGCTGTAATTACCGGAGGAGATTCTGCTGAATTTGAGATCTCTCTTCAAACTGCAAGTCTAATTTTCTCAAGCTTAGATACTGAGAATTACACTCCCTTTTTAGTAATGCTAAAGGGAACAGATTGGAATGTTAAAATTGAAGATCGATATTACCCAATCGATCTAAATGATTTTAGTTTTAGTGTAGATAATAAAAAAGTAAAGTTTGATTTTGCTTACATTGGAATTCATGGAACTCCTGGCGAAAATGGAATTTTACAGGGATATTTAAATTTATTAAATATTCCTCACTCTACTTCTGATGTTTTTAGCAGTGCGCTTAGTTTTGATAAGCATGCCTGTAATACATATCTAAAATCATTTGGCTACAGTGTAGCCAAATCCATTTTATTAAAACGAGGACAAAACTATTCGACCAAAGCAATTGAAGAAAAACTAGGCATGCCTTGCTTTGTGAAACCAAATGCAGATGGATCTAGTTTTGGTATTTCGAAAGTTAAAAAAGTGAAAGATCTTGATGGTGCGATTAAAAAAGCATTTATGGAAGGAAAAGAGGTAATTATTGAAGAATTCATAGATGGCCTTGAATACACTTGCGGACTCGTTAAAACAAAAAAGGAAAGTATTATTTTCCCGATAACGGAAATAGTGCCTAAAAATGAATTCTTTGATTACGAATCCAAGTATGATCCAACCAGGATGGCCGAAGAAATTACTCCAGCAAGAATCTCGGAAGAATTAACCCTTCAATTTAAGAATTTATCATCTGAGATTTACGATGTCTTAAAATGCAAAGGGATTGTGCGAGTTGATTACATGCTTCGGAATGATGAGATTTTTATTTTGGAAGCGAATACTGTTCCTGGAATGACTGCAACTAGTTTTATACCCCAGCAAGTTGCTGCAATGAATAAAGATTTAAAAGATATTCTGAGTATGGTGATCGAAGATGAATTTTAA
- a CDS encoding RluA family pseudouridine synthase: MTEKEPLDKINIDAELDVNQEQFEHFRFEADPGQTPLRIDKFLVARMFNSSRNKIQDAANNGNIFVNDVCVKRNYKVKPGDVITIVLSYPPREIEIIAQDIPINIVYEDDSFLIVNKEPGMVVHPSYGHYSGTMVNALAFHLQNSPLFNAKDPRPGLVHRIDKNTSGILVIAKTEDAKTKLGLQFFNKTSDRKYRALVWGDLKEDEGTITGHVGRNLKNRKVMDVFPDGEYGKHAVTHYRVLERLGYVNLVECILETGRTHQIRVHFKSIGHPLFNDAEYGGDDIRKGTTFTKYKQFVQNCFKICPRQALHAKTLGFIHPVTEEYVSFDSEIPEDMATLIQKWRDYTSNRPLEVGEED; this comes from the coding sequence ATGACTGAAAAAGAGCCTTTAGATAAAATCAATATTGACGCTGAATTGGATGTAAACCAAGAACAATTCGAACATTTTCGCTTCGAGGCTGATCCTGGACAAACACCACTAAGGATCGACAAATTTCTTGTTGCCAGAATGTTTAACTCATCTAGAAATAAAATTCAAGATGCGGCTAACAATGGGAATATCTTCGTAAATGATGTGTGTGTTAAAAGAAATTACAAAGTAAAACCAGGGGATGTAATCACTATTGTACTGAGTTATCCGCCTAGAGAAATTGAAATTATTGCCCAAGATATTCCAATAAATATTGTTTACGAAGATGATTCTTTCCTAATCGTTAACAAAGAACCAGGAATGGTTGTACATCCTTCGTACGGACACTACAGCGGTACTATGGTGAATGCATTGGCATTTCATTTGCAAAATTCACCTCTGTTTAATGCTAAGGATCCTCGTCCGGGATTGGTACACCGTATTGATAAGAACACCTCAGGAATTCTTGTTATTGCAAAAACAGAAGATGCCAAAACCAAATTAGGATTGCAGTTTTTCAACAAAACCAGTGATCGAAAATATCGCGCACTAGTGTGGGGAGATCTTAAAGAGGACGAAGGAACAATTACGGGTCACGTTGGAAGAAACCTAAAAAACCGAAAAGTAATGGATGTTTTTCCTGATGGAGAATATGGAAAGCATGCCGTAACTCATTATAGAGTTCTTGAGAGACTTGGTTACGTGAATTTAGTGGAGTGTATCTTAGAAACCGGAAGAACTCATCAAATCCGTGTCCATTTTAAGAGCATCGGTCATCCTCTGTTCAACGATGCTGAATATGGCGGAGATGACATCAGAAAAGGAACCACCTTTACCAAATACAAACAGTTTGTACAGAATTGCTTCAAAATTTGCCCAAGACAAGCCTTACATGCTAAAACATTAGGCTTCATTCATCCAGTAACTGAAGAGTATGTTTCATTCGATTCAGAAATCCCTGAAGACATGGCGACTCTCATCCAAAAATGGAGAGATTACACATCTAACAGACCCTTAGAAGTAGGAGAAGAAGATTAA
- a CDS encoding PASTA domain-containing protein has protein sequence MKSVEFFKSKLFLIQIGIAFLVAIVLIWITLISLGWYTHHGEKLEVPDLYGMSLEDAGDKLKSEQLVFSIYDSIFNPDFAPGTVLDQRPLAGAIVKRKRNLFLTINASNPEQVRFPNVVDNSFRQAYELLMTNGFKIGKLEYANNQFFNLVLYPKYNGDTIQAGSMIDKGASIDLVLGKGDNDGMIAPNLIGKTHSQAKEKIILSTMNVGRIEFDASIRNHFDSIQAKVWKQSPSFTNNQKMPPGSKIDIWLTKDSLKLQLADSLLQQRLSNLLY, from the coding sequence ATGAAATCAGTAGAATTCTTCAAGAGTAAACTATTTCTAATACAAATAGGAATTGCTTTCTTAGTAGCAATAGTTTTAATTTGGATCACTCTAATTAGTTTAGGATGGTATACTCATCATGGGGAAAAATTGGAAGTACCTGACTTATACGGCATGAGTCTTGAAGATGCTGGAGACAAGCTTAAATCGGAACAATTAGTATTTTCCATCTACGATTCCATATTCAATCCAGATTTTGCTCCGGGCACGGTTCTTGACCAGAGACCATTGGCAGGAGCTATTGTTAAAAGAAAGAGAAATTTATTCTTGACCATTAATGCCAGTAATCCTGAGCAGGTTCGATTTCCAAATGTGGTAGATAATTCATTCCGACAAGCATATGAATTATTAATGACCAACGGATTTAAAATTGGAAAATTAGAATATGCCAACAATCAATTTTTCAATCTTGTGCTGTACCCCAAATACAATGGAGATACGATACAGGCCGGAAGCATGATTGACAAGGGAGCAAGCATTGACTTAGTTTTAGGAAAGGGTGATAATGATGGAATGATTGCACCAAATTTAATTGGGAAAACACACTCTCAAGCAAAAGAAAAAATTATATTATCCACTATGAATGTGGGAAGAATAGAATTTGATGCATCCATTAGAAATCATTTTGATTCAATTCAAGCTAAGGTCTGGAAGCAATCTCCATCCTTTACTAACAATCAAAAGATGCCTCCAGGGTCCAAAATTGATATCTGGCTAACAAAAGATTCGTTAAAGCTTCAACTTGCTGATTCTCTGCTACAACAACGTTTAAGCAACCTGCTTTACTAA